The following coding sequences are from one Gossypium hirsutum isolate 1008001.06 chromosome A12, Gossypium_hirsutum_v2.1, whole genome shotgun sequence window:
- the LOC107934293 gene encoding homeobox-leucine zipper protein HAT22-like (The RefSeq protein has 1 substitution compared to this genomic sequence) → MGLDDDACNTGLVLGLGFSSALETPSKKPSCLKFEQPATTVAPPTTFEPSLTLGLFGDQGYQVTKKSDVNKSGYLHHHEEPGAGDLYRRQASPHSAVSSFSSGRVKREREVSSEELEVEKNSSRVSDEDEDGVNARKKLRLTKEQSALLEESFKQHSTLNPKQKQALAKQLNLTPRQVEVWFQNRRARTKLKQTEVDCEFLKKCCETLTDENRRLQKELQELKALKLAAQPFYMHMPAATLTMCPSCERIGGVADGNSKSPFSVASKPHFYNPYSNPSAAC, encoded by the exons ATGGGTCTTGATGATGATGCATGTAATACAGGCCTTGTTCTGGGGTTGGGATTCTCATCTGCCCTGGAAACTCCATCCAAGAAGCCATCATGTCTTAAGTTTGAACAACCAGCCACGACGGTGGCACCTCCAACAACTTTTGAACCGTCGTTGACCCTGGGTCTATTTGGTGATCAGGGTTACCAAGTTACCAAGAAGTCGGATGTCAATAAAAGTGGTTATCTTCATCACCATGAGGAACCTGGCGCCGGTGATTTATATCATCGTCAAGCTTCTCCTCATAGTGCTGTTTCTTCGTTTTCTAGTGGTAGAGTCAAGAGAGAAAGAGAGGTTAGCAGCGAGGAATTAGAGGTAGAGAAGAATTCGTCTAGAGTTAGTGATGAAGACGAAGACGGTGTTAATGCAAGGAAGAAACTCAGGCTCACCAAAGAACAATCTGCTCTTCTCGAGGAAAGCTTCAAACAGCATAGCACTCTCAATCCT AAGCAAAAGCAAGCTTTAGCAAAGCAATTAAACCTGACACCAAGACAAGTTGAAGTATGGTTCCAGAACAGGAGAGCAAG GACAAAGCTTAAGCAAACTGAGGTGGATTGTGAGTTCTTGAAGAAGTGTTGTGAGACACTGACAGATGAGAACAGGAGACTGCAAAAGGAACTACAAGAACTCAAGGCACTGAAACTGGCGGCTCAACCTTTTTACATGCACATGCCGGCGGCCACTCTCACCATGTGCCCATCTTGCGAAAGAATTGGCGGCGTTGCCGATGGCAATTCAAAGAGCCCATTCTCAGTGGCTTCAAAGCCTCATTTCTATAATCCCTACTCCAATCCTTCTGCAGCGTGTTGA